The genomic window gaaatattttaatgagccAAATcgcttaataaataaaattctatgACAAATGgccttataaaacaaaactattaaatacatatttatttcaaatataggtcaaatataatttttcaaagccaAACTGCTTGAAAAAAGGCCAATAGGGCAGCCCTGTTCAGGGGGttccatagatttttttttttttttaattttttgaaaaaattaaaaaaacttcctcCGCTGCAAAATTTGAtcgaattaccttttttagaatagaaatcattaaaaaaaaatgttttcattttttttttttttgatcaataatttttcaaaaaacactaCTTGAAGAGAAAACGAGTAGTTGATCGCTCTGTTAAACATTAACATCGCGGCCCCCAGGCTACGGGAAAgacatcaaaataatattctgttttaaatttctttatataaagaatgaacacttaaaaaaataatatttgtcgctttattaaaaaaattaaaaaaatggcgcGCATCAAAGCGTAAGTCTACTTTGTATTCAGTAGTCAGGGAATATCTGTACAAAATTTGAGACCTAcggctcatttttttatttataaagatataatttcaataaaaagagttgttctcaaattttttctaacttggacaacaattttgtatttttttttgtcagtcatattaaatatttttatgctacaaacttttataaaaatagttaaataatatttgtacaaattttgagacatattgatctatttttgtacttaaaaaaattatcatttcaattctTGGAAGTcttgaaatgtataaaataatttaaagtctCTGCACTAAAAGATTAAGGtgtaaaatattagttttaaagTGTCAATTATCCTTTGAAAACTGcactattaatgaaaatttttatgttttaatgcAACTAAGTAGTGTTGGAGTCTAATATTATTGAAACTCGGGAAAAAAATCGGCTCTACTTGAACTCGATGGAATAGTCAAAACTGAAAACATATTATgtgaaaattctaaaaaaaaattcaaactcgAAAAATTGAAACGTAGTACCAACTAATATTGtgcaaatcattattttttcggTCCAATCAAGTCTTAGGACCCGTCTTATCAGTCCTCGGGATtgatttttaagacttttggtCCTTCAAACcatactaaaacttttttttttttaattagtagaGTGATGTTATAAAGGaccaaaattcaaaagtttttaggtcgaaactggactggaccggaCCAAAAATGAATAGGACGGGATGGCAGTCTTCagccctaaataaggaccgacacaacccTAACATCAACTCAACTCCacaaataactcacaaactcgATTGGTGGGCTGGGTGGGTTTGCTTTCAAATTAGAGGAAATACCCTATTTTGTTCGAGATTCCTCTACAAAGGGATTCCCGCCCTGAAATCCGTGCAGTAAATTATGCATTAATAAGTTCTAAAGCACTTATCTATGCCGTTTTTTCCTTGCGTATCCCTAGGAGAAATTCCTTGGATTGGGAATTCGCCTCGGATTTGGTTCGATATATTCCTTCTTGGTAGGTTAGATATTATGATAAACTAAAGACAATAATAGATTGATTCCGGAAAATTAAAGAATGAGATGAGCAAAATCTTTTGaatcttttgttattattattatcagcGTTCTTTaaatctggtttttttttttaagtcgtGGCTGTGCTGTGAATCTTACTCGGTTGTGtgtgtatttttggattttagaaagtaattttaacCATTACGAGTTTGTTTTAACTCTCTCaatgtttgcatatttttttatgaaattattttttccatgatttatgtttcaaaggaatacaaatgaGATGGTGGGCTATaattgggggggagggggtgaactttaaactagaatgtttatttatgacctttgtttttatgttatatgtgtttgatttatatttttgtgaaataaaccccataaaaataaattcgaatACCACCAAACTTGAAAATTTTACCTGCAATATCCATAGATATCCATGACCCACCCATAAGGACATGAATTATCCTCTCTCCGATGTCCCAGATGTACAAGCAAATTCCCTCCGTTTTGTGGGTTATATGGATCTTCTGGATTGAACTCAGACGGCTTCTGCGTTGATGCTAATGTAGTATCCCCATCTCCATCCGGTTTTGTCTCCCCTTCAGAGTTCTTCTTTTCTTCCATCTTTTCCCGCCTTTTCTCAGCTAATTCCTCTCTCTGTCTTTGATCATCAATGATTTTCTTTCGGCGTTCCTCTTCTTCCAATCTCCTTGCTTTGATCTCTTCTTCTTCCAGTCTTCGTTTCTCGTCttctttttcaagattttttcgACTCTCTTCTTCCATCAGGCGGGCAGCCTCTTCTTCTTGTCGACGTTTCTCTTCTTTCATCAGGCGGGCAGCCTCTTCCTCTTGTCGACGTTTCTCTTCTTCCTGGCGGTATTTTTCTAAACGAGCTTCTTCTCTAAGTCGATCCTCTTCTGCGTAGTCAATATCATCGTAATCTTCTTCATACTCAACACCGCCAACGTACTCATCTTCTCCAGCCTCTTTATCTTGTCCATCGCGAGATGTAAAGTACCATGGAAGTCGAcgactaaaaaaatgaaacaaatatatatataagtcatgTGCAAGTTGTAATTTCCTACAAATTCTTTAAGTTGCATCCATAAAAGAAAGATTTTGAGTTCTTGTGATAAGGATGATTCAATTATCATATATTCATTCCTTAGGTGGccgatatattaatgataattactatttatttaattagtattacttataataattaataaattttatgtggtacattataaagttaaaatgccCATAGTTATCTGTTCTCGTAAATACGTAATAAAGGcgtcattttaataaatcaaaatgaaaggataggtataattaatagttggtaatagAGATGTAAGGAAAGAGTttttatactgcaagtccaagtcgagttgcAACTCTTTTCAACAAAAGTCCAAGTCCTTGAGTATTATCATATAGTCCTGTTGAACTACTcatggaataaaatatacattaaagaGTACATTATATCCATTGAAGCCATTTAAATGGCTTccaagtccaagtcaagtcgtGACTCTTATCTTTCGAGTACAATTCAACTCAGAACTCTTTGAATGGAATATCAAATCGAGTcgcaagtctttaaaatatgaccTCAAGTCCCAAGGCCTCACTTCTGGTTGATAATTAGAATGACCGATGTTGTAATTGCATACAGATTAAAGAGTCGTGGAAGTTGCAAAATGAACgtagcataaatatatttaaaatataaataaggttGGATTACCCATCAGGAGCAATAGTTGTAGGGATGTCCTCAATTTCTTCTAGATCATAGTAGTCATCATAGTCCTCAGAGATCATGTCATCGTGGAATTCATCTCCATAGAGTTCATCCTCCGTCATTTGAGGACGCCCATTCACAATGAAAATAAGGAGGCTTATCCAAAAGAGGATATTCACCCATTTGAATTTCATCTTACATGTATGATGATTTAAAGACActctttaattcattatttgtaaatGCCTCATCAAGTATTGAGTAAATACTGCAATTGGAGAGATAAACATTCGCAAGATGTTGTgttcttcattttcattttatcaaCACATGCTTTAAaacttttctcctttttatttttaactacataGATATTTATACCGGGCGTTGCATGGAAGTTAGAACacttttccattaaaatatagtGTTATAACAAAATGGTTagagctttatttttttaaattatatttaccaaaTCCTTGAGAACAATTATTT from Lepeophtheirus salmonis chromosome 1, UVic_Lsal_1.4, whole genome shotgun sequence includes these protein-coding regions:
- the LOC121132002 gene encoding uncharacterized protein; translation: MKFKWVNILFWISLLIFIVNGRPQMTEDELYGDEFHDDMISEDYDDYYDLEEIEDIPTTIAPDGRRLPWYFTSRDGQDKEAGEDEYVGGVEYEEDYDDIDYAEEDRLREEARLEKYRQEEEKRRQEEEAARLMKEEKRRQEEEAARLMEEESRKNLEKEDEKRRLEEEEIKARRLEEEERRKKIIDDQRQREELAEKRREKMEEKKNSEGETKPDGDGDTTLASTQKPSEFNPEDPYNPQNGGNLLVHLGHRREDNSCPYGWVMDIYGYCRSIFKEENRDWEWWEHIRRHVISQQGHYNGHY